One Porphyromonas pogonae genomic region harbors:
- a CDS encoding NAD(P) transhydrogenase subunit alpha, translated as MIIGVPKEIMHDEARVAASPETVAKFVSDGFKVLFEKGAGEGAQYHDEEYEKAGAQLVDGAKAIYDGADMILKVKEPLYNEQLGMHEVDMMRQGQYLITFIHPASPINHEMVKKLAARGVISITLDGIPRISRAQNLDALTSMSTCAGYKGILMAANDLSTFIPMMGTAVGMIQPAKVMVIGVGVAGLQALATAKRLGAVTYAADIRPAAAEQAKSLGAKIVETGVPAELAIADGGYANKLPEEVLLKEREALKATIQDMDIVFLSALIPGKIAPIIITEEMVKGMKRGSVIVDISIDQGGNCAITPAGAKETKHGVIIEGIKNIPGMLPKSSTWMFSQNMYNLVKYLVKDGQVSLDMNDEVISKSLVTKGGEILHAGTREAMGL; from the coding sequence ATGATTATCGGTGTTCCAAAGGAGATTATGCACGACGAAGCTCGTGTAGCGGCAAGTCCTGAGACCGTTGCCAAATTTGTTTCAGACGGATTTAAAGTCCTTTTTGAAAAAGGTGCAGGCGAAGGTGCCCAGTATCATGATGAAGAATACGAAAAGGCCGGCGCCCAACTTGTGGATGGCGCTAAGGCTATTTATGACGGAGCAGACATGATATTGAAAGTAAAGGAGCCTCTGTACAATGAACAATTGGGCATGCACGAAGTGGATATGATGCGTCAGGGACAATACCTGATTACATTTATACACCCGGCTTCTCCTATCAATCATGAAATGGTAAAGAAGCTTGCGGCACGTGGCGTAATTTCCATTACATTGGATGGCATTCCTCGTATTTCCCGTGCTCAAAATCTTGATGCTCTCACCTCAATGAGTACTTGTGCTGGATACAAAGGTATCCTTATGGCAGCTAATGATCTCTCTACGTTCATTCCTATGATGGGAACTGCTGTGGGAATGATACAGCCGGCCAAAGTTATGGTTATCGGTGTAGGTGTTGCGGGTTTGCAAGCTTTAGCCACAGCCAAGCGTTTGGGAGCGGTTACTTATGCTGCTGATATAAGGCCTGCAGCAGCAGAACAAGCTAAGAGTCTCGGTGCAAAAATAGTTGAGACGGGTGTTCCTGCTGAACTGGCTATTGCCGATGGTGGATATGCAAACAAATTACCTGAAGAGGTATTACTCAAAGAGCGTGAAGCGTTGAAGGCTACTATCCAAGATATGGATATTGTATTTTTGAGTGCATTGATCCCCGGTAAGATTGCTCCTATTATCATCACTGAAGAGATGGTGAAAGGAATGAAGCGTGGTTCTGTGATTGTGGATATATCAATTGACCAAGGAGGTAACTGTGCTATTACTCCTGCTGGAGCTAAAGAGACTAAGCATGGCGTTATCATTGAAGGTATCAAAAATATCCCCGGAATGTTGCCAAAGAGCTCTACTTGGATGTTCTCACAGAACATGTACAATCTTGTCAAATATCTTGTAAAAGATGGTCAAGTCTCTTTGGATATGAACGACGAAGTCATCAGTAAGAGCCTTGTAACCAAAGGCGGTGAAATCCTGCATGCCGGCACACGGGAAGCAATGGGATTGTAA
- a CDS encoding pyridoxal phosphate-dependent aminotransferase: protein MNTISERLSRLSSSETLAMSQKSNELKSQGVNVINLSVGEPDFNTPLHIKEAAKKAIDENFSFYSPIAGYLDLRNAICEKLKKENDLEFDPNQIVCSNGAKQSICNLILALINKGDEVIIPAPYWVSYPEMVKLAEGFPVFIETDISHDFKITPSQLEDAITPNTKALILCSPCNPTGSIYSDTELKALASILIKHPDIIIISDEIYEHINYTNKHQSIAQFTELQDRVVIVNGVSKCYAMTGWRIGWLAAPQWIATACITLQGQYTSGPSSISQKASLAAYTGNQDCVETMRQAFERRKKLIVTLLGEIPGLIVNNPQGAFYIFPQCDYYYGKSYQGREIKDSTDLAMYLLDVAHVACVGGKAFGAPQYIRLSYATSDENIVQAISRLKDAFAKLE, encoded by the coding sequence ATGAACACCATATCTGAACGATTATCAAGATTATCTTCATCCGAGACTTTAGCAATGTCTCAAAAAAGCAATGAGCTCAAATCCCAAGGTGTCAATGTAATTAACTTGAGTGTGGGTGAGCCTGACTTTAATACACCCTTACACATCAAAGAAGCAGCTAAGAAAGCTATCGATGAAAACTTTAGCTTTTACTCACCCATTGCCGGCTATCTTGATTTAAGAAATGCTATTTGCGAAAAGTTAAAGAAGGAAAACGATCTTGAATTTGATCCTAATCAGATTGTTTGTTCAAATGGAGCCAAGCAATCAATCTGCAATTTAATCCTAGCGCTTATAAACAAAGGGGATGAAGTGATTATCCCTGCGCCCTATTGGGTAAGCTATCCCGAGATGGTCAAGCTTGCTGAGGGTTTTCCGGTATTCATTGAAACTGATATATCTCATGACTTTAAAATTACTCCCAGCCAACTGGAAGATGCTATTACTCCCAATACCAAAGCTCTAATTTTGTGCTCTCCTTGTAACCCTACAGGGAGTATTTATTCTGACACGGAACTTAAAGCATTAGCCAGTATTTTGATAAAACATCCTGACATCATTATTATATCGGATGAAATTTACGAACATATCAACTATACCAACAAACATCAAAGCATTGCTCAATTTACTGAGCTGCAAGATAGAGTTGTTATTGTAAATGGTGTTTCCAAGTGTTATGCCATGACTGGGTGGCGTATTGGATGGCTTGCAGCACCTCAATGGATTGCCACGGCTTGTATCACATTGCAAGGGCAATATACGTCTGGCCCATCCTCCATTTCCCAAAAAGCTTCATTAGCAGCCTATACGGGAAATCAGGATTGTGTAGAAACAATGAGACAAGCTTTTGAGCGAAGGAAAAAACTCATCGTAACTCTACTGGGTGAAATTCCGGGACTAATAGTAAACAATCCGCAAGGGGCATTTTACATCTTCCCGCAATGTGACTATTATTACGGCAAGTCATACCAAGGGAGAGAGATAAAGGACTCTACCGATTTAGCAATGTATTTACTGGATGTAGCCCACGTGGCCTGCGTAGGGGGGAAAGCATTCGGAGCTCCACAATATATCAGATTATCCTATGCTACTTCAGACGAAAATATCGTGCAAGCAATATCGAGACTCAAAGATGCTTTTGCAAAACTCGAATAA